From a single Armatimonadota bacterium genomic region:
- a CDS encoding beta-galactosidase trimerization domain-containing protein, producing MVNLRFRQIHLDFHTSEVIPGIGSEFNADEFADTLKAAHVNSVTCFSRCHHGMIYHDTAKFPERRHPNLTCNLLKEQIDACHARDIRVPIYITVQWDLFTVKQHPEWVVVDENGCFPGTKPFEPGFYRRLCLNSPYVDEVLEPQTLEVCETMPVDGIFFDIVSATPCCCRYCIEGMKADGLDPANAEHRAQYADKVLFTFQQRLFDSVRAVCPDATVFFNSGHCGPKHRKMINAFTHLELESLPSGGWGYMHFPLAQRFARGLHRDCMGMTGKFHTSWGDFHSFKNKAALEYECFNMLALGAKCSIGDQLHPTGKICPVTYDLIGSVYSQVEEKEPWCEAAEPVADVGVMTPEEFVGTGGHGGLPAAAIGATRMLTELRHQFDIIDSQSDFSKYRVIVMPDEIVVDDQLGARLTNYVVDGGCILASYKSGLNPAGDVFNVGKLGVKYVGDAPFCPDFLVPGKVGDGLADTHYVMYLRGLEVEIAQGVEILSHVVRPYFNRTWEHFCSHRHTPAKGPAEYVAAVRKSNCIYFAHPVFTQYHNNAPLWCKTIVANVLNMLLPDPVVKAGGPSTAQFTLNVQHDESRLVLHALHYIPERRGRDFDIIEDVIPIYDVPVSVAIDKEVTAVNLVPRVDQLQFKQADGRVEFVIPRINGHEMVEIRWA from the coding sequence ATGGTAAACCTGCGTTTCCGCCAGATCCATCTCGATTTCCACACCAGCGAGGTTATCCCCGGCATCGGCAGTGAGTTCAACGCCGACGAGTTCGCCGACACCCTGAAGGCCGCACATGTGAACTCGGTCACGTGTTTCTCGCGCTGTCACCACGGGATGATCTACCACGATACCGCGAAGTTCCCGGAGCGCAGGCACCCGAATCTCACCTGCAATCTCCTCAAGGAGCAGATCGACGCCTGCCATGCCCGGGACATCCGTGTGCCGATCTACATCACTGTGCAGTGGGACCTGTTCACCGTGAAGCAGCACCCGGAATGGGTGGTCGTAGATGAGAACGGGTGCTTCCCGGGGACCAAGCCCTTCGAGCCCGGGTTCTACCGCCGGCTCTGCCTGAATAGCCCGTACGTGGACGAGGTACTTGAGCCCCAGACACTCGAAGTCTGCGAGACAATGCCGGTGGACGGGATTTTCTTCGATATCGTCTCCGCGACACCGTGCTGCTGCCGGTACTGTATCGAGGGCATGAAGGCCGACGGTCTTGACCCGGCCAATGCCGAGCATCGCGCTCAGTATGCGGATAAGGTCCTGTTCACCTTTCAGCAGCGGCTGTTCGACAGCGTGCGCGCGGTCTGCCCGGATGCCACGGTGTTCTTCAACTCCGGCCACTGCGGCCCCAAGCACCGTAAGATGATCAACGCCTTCACCCACTTGGAATTGGAGTCCCTGCCCAGCGGTGGCTGGGGTTACATGCACTTCCCGCTGGCCCAGCGGTTCGCGCGCGGTCTGCATCGCGACTGCATGGGCATGACCGGCAAGTTCCACACAAGCTGGGGCGATTTCCACTCGTTCAAGAACAAGGCCGCACTGGAATATGAGTGCTTCAACATGTTGGCCCTTGGTGCGAAGTGCTCCATCGGCGACCAACTGCACCCCACCGGGAAGATCTGCCCGGTGACATACGACCTCATCGGCAGCGTCTATTCGCAGGTGGAAGAGAAGGAACCATGGTGTGAGGCCGCCGAGCCCGTTGCAGACGTGGGGGTCATGACCCCCGAAGAGTTCGTCGGAACCGGCGGTCACGGCGGGCTTCCGGCAGCGGCAATCGGCGCAACCCGGATGCTCACGGAGCTGCGCCACCAGTTCGATATTATCGACTCGCAATCGGATTTCTCGAAGTACCGGGTCATTGTAATGCCCGATGAGATCGTGGTGGATGACCAGCTGGGGGCGCGCCTCACCAACTATGTAGTAGATGGCGGCTGCATCCTCGCCAGCTACAAGTCGGGGCTGAACCCCGCCGGAGACGTGTTCAACGTGGGCAAACTCGGGGTCAAGTATGTGGGCGACGCCCCCTTCTGTCCGGATTTCCTGGTGCCGGGCAAGGTGGGGGATGGCCTTGCGGACACCCATTACGTTATGTACCTGCGCGGGCTGGAAGTGGAGATCGCCCAGGGCGTTGAGATTCTCTCCCACGTGGTGCGACCCTACTTCAATCGCACCTGGGAGCACTTCTGCTCCCACCGACATACACCCGCAAAGGGGCCTGCCGAGTACGTGGCCGCAGTGCGCAAGTCCAACTGCATCTACTTCGCGCACCCGGTGTTCACCCAGTACCACAATAACGCGCCGCTGTGGTGCAAGACCATTGTCGCCAACGTGCTGAACATGCTGCTGCCCGACCCGGTGGTCAAAGCAGGCGGTCCCTCCACCGCGCAATTCACTCTGAACGTGCAACATGACGAGAGCCGCCTGGTGCTCCACGCCCTGCACTATATCCCCGAACGTCGCGGCCGCGACTTCGACATCATTGAGGATGTCATCCCGATCTACGACGTGCCCGTCTCTGTGGCCATCGACAAGGAGGTCACCGCGGTCAACCTGGTTCCCCGTGTGGACCAGCTGCAGTTCAAACAGGCGGACGGCCGCGTGGAGTTTGTGATCCCGCGGATCAACGGACATGAAATGGTGGAGATTCGCTGGGCCTAA
- a CDS encoding methyltransferase domain-containing protein has product MSTPRSWNDLFTDPRFHWTEPDPGVVETARRWLSEGRRNIYDLGCGAGRHMAYLQSLGFELWGSDVAENGLEVCARSLAEAGLPARLVRADMTACPFADGAFDAGIATNVLNHNPRALLQQAVDEIRRLLRTGGEFYLTVLNTWDWRYGNGQEVEPNSFVLKDGPEAGILHHFFDENGLRHWLAAFEIAEVRRDRGELKLSTRPDGAHVMRDAWSVWIRKR; this is encoded by the coding sequence TTGTCCACCCCCCGATCCTGGAACGACCTGTTCACCGACCCGCGTTTCCACTGGACCGAGCCCGACCCCGGCGTGGTTGAGACCGCTCGGCGCTGGCTTTCCGAAGGCCGGCGCAACATCTATGACCTGGGCTGCGGCGCGGGAAGACACATGGCCTACCTGCAATCGCTGGGGTTCGAGCTCTGGGGCAGCGACGTGGCGGAGAACGGTCTCGAAGTCTGCGCCCGCTCTCTCGCCGAAGCGGGCCTCCCTGCGCGGCTGGTCCGGGCTGATATGACCGCCTGCCCCTTCGCCGATGGGGCCTTCGATGCAGGAATCGCCACCAATGTTCTCAACCACAACCCGAGGGCATTGCTGCAGCAGGCCGTCGATGAGATCCGTCGTCTCCTGCGAACCGGGGGCGAGTTCTATCTGACGGTGCTGAACACCTGGGACTGGCGCTACGGGAACGGCCAGGAAGTGGAGCCGAATTCGTTCGTGCTCAAAGACGGGCCGGAGGCCGGGATTCTCCACCACTTTTTCGACGAGAACGGGCTGCGCCATTGGCTCGCCGCATTCGAGATAGCCGAGGTGAGGCGGGACAGGGGTGAACTGAAGCTCAGCACGCGGCCGGATGGAGCTCACGTCATGCGGGACGCCTGGAGTGTGTGGATCAGAAAGCGGTGA
- a CDS encoding SGNH/GDSL hydrolase family protein has translation MAEVVRENIEWVNFRWDHAPDSTRPRVLLIGDSIANGYHATVSARLEGFANVDLMATSKAINDPAIRRETQYATADYAHALIHFNNGLHGWHLSVAEYATALREYLTFLRALVPEAKLIWATSTPMTVNGQPESLCPEMNPKVLARNAAAAPIMQEFGIAVNDLYGLVVGKAELRSGDAAHFSAAGRELQGKQVAEVIRRALG, from the coding sequence ATGGCTGAAGTCGTCCGCGAAAACATCGAGTGGGTCAACTTCCGCTGGGACCACGCGCCGGACAGCACCCGCCCGCGCGTGCTGCTCATAGGCGACTCCATCGCCAACGGATACCACGCAACGGTGAGCGCCCGGCTGGAGGGCTTCGCTAACGTGGACTTGATGGCCACCTCCAAGGCTATCAATGACCCGGCGATCCGGCGCGAGACGCAGTACGCCACTGCAGACTACGCACACGCACTCATCCACTTCAACAACGGACTGCACGGCTGGCATCTGTCTGTGGCGGAGTACGCGACGGCGCTCCGCGAGTACCTGACCTTCCTGCGCGCTCTGGTTCCGGAAGCGAAGCTGATCTGGGCTACATCTACGCCGATGACAGTGAACGGGCAGCCGGAGTCACTGTGTCCGGAGATGAACCCGAAGGTGCTGGCGCGCAATGCCGCAGCAGCCCCGATCATGCAGGAGTTCGGGATCGCGGTGAATGACCTGTATGGTCTCGTGGTGGGAAAGGCGGAACTGCGGTCAGGGGACGCGGCACATTTCAGCGCGGCCGGGCGGGAACTGCAGGGCAAACAGGTTGCGGAAGTGATCCGCAGGGCCCTGGGGTAG
- a CDS encoding amino acid-binding protein, producing the protein MTKQVSVFLENKSGRLAEVCQTLGKNGVNIRALCIADTSDFGILRMIVDTPEVAVRCLRDGGFSVGETSVLAVEIPDVPGGLGGVISLLGNVNVEYMYAFFTTVEGNAVVVFRVSEEEIPSVVEILGRNNIRILPAEDVYSL; encoded by the coding sequence CTGACAAAACAGGTGTCTGTGTTCCTGGAGAACAAGTCGGGACGGCTTGCCGAAGTATGCCAGACACTGGGCAAGAACGGCGTGAATATCCGCGCCCTGTGCATCGCGGACACATCCGACTTCGGGATCCTGCGCATGATCGTGGATACGCCTGAAGTTGCAGTGCGCTGCCTTCGCGATGGGGGCTTTTCCGTGGGCGAGACCAGCGTGCTCGCAGTGGAGATTCCCGACGTTCCGGGCGGCCTGGGTGGCGTCATCAGCCTTCTGGGCAATGTGAACGTGGAGTATATGTACGCGTTCTTCACCACCGTCGAGGGCAACGCGGTCGTGGTATTTCGCGTCTCCGAGGAAGAGATTCCGTCCGTGGTGGAGATCCTCGGGCGCAACAACATCCGCATCCTGCCCGCGGAGGACGTCTACTCCCTGTAG
- a CDS encoding phenylacetate--CoA ligase, with the protein MIWDPYHECMDLEQRRELQAHRLRETVARLSANVPFYRQAFRDVDVQPQDIQSIDDLALLPFTVKDDLRDNYPYGLFASPLSEVVRVHASSGTTGKPTVVGYTAEDINLWAECMARSIGCSGGTPHDTLQVAYGYGLFTGGLGLHYGGERMGCTVIPMSSGNTERQIMMMRDLGSTILACTPSYALTVADVAADMGLQPEDFKLKSGIFGAEPWSESSRQAVEEKLGLSAHDIYGLSEIIGPGVANECSNKGGLHIFDDHFVPEIINPETGEVLPDGEYGELVITCITKTCLPLIRYRTRDISCLHRDICPCGRTHPRIGRLQGRTDDMLIIRGVNVFPSQIEHALLSIEEAEPHYQLIVRREGHLDVLEVQVEVSGEIFADTVRRLEEVEKRIAHAIRTTVGIGVEVKLVEPKTIARSEGKAKRVIDLRKEE; encoded by the coding sequence ATGATCTGGGACCCGTACCATGAGTGTATGGACCTGGAACAGCGCCGGGAACTGCAGGCCCATCGCCTGCGGGAGACCGTGGCGCGCCTCAGCGCCAATGTGCCTTTCTATCGACAGGCATTCCGCGATGTGGACGTCCAGCCCCAGGACATCCAGTCCATCGACGACTTGGCCTTGCTGCCTTTCACCGTCAAAGATGACCTGCGCGATAACTACCCCTACGGTCTGTTCGCATCTCCACTGAGTGAAGTGGTCCGCGTGCACGCCTCCAGCGGAACCACGGGTAAGCCTACGGTGGTCGGTTACACTGCCGAGGACATCAACCTGTGGGCCGAGTGCATGGCCCGGTCGATCGGGTGCAGCGGCGGCACACCCCATGACACATTGCAGGTCGCCTACGGTTACGGCCTGTTCACCGGTGGCCTGGGGCTTCACTACGGCGGGGAGCGCATGGGCTGCACGGTGATTCCCATGTCCTCGGGGAACACCGAGCGCCAGATCATGATGATGCGCGATCTTGGCAGCACGATCCTCGCCTGCACGCCCTCCTACGCATTGACCGTCGCGGATGTTGCCGCCGACATGGGCCTGCAGCCTGAAGACTTCAAGCTCAAAAGCGGCATCTTCGGCGCCGAGCCGTGGAGCGAGTCCTCTCGCCAGGCCGTCGAAGAGAAGCTGGGGCTGTCGGCGCACGACATCTACGGCCTGAGCGAGATTATCGGCCCCGGCGTGGCCAATGAGTGCTCAAACAAAGGCGGCTTGCACATTTTTGACGACCATTTCGTGCCGGAGATCATCAACCCGGAGACCGGCGAGGTGCTCCCGGACGGCGAGTACGGCGAACTGGTCATCACCTGCATCACCAAGACCTGTCTGCCGCTCATCCGTTACCGCACCCGGGATATCTCCTGCCTGCACCGAGATATCTGCCCCTGCGGGCGGACCCACCCGCGCATCGGCCGTTTGCAGGGACGCACCGACGACATGCTCATCATCCGGGGTGTGAACGTCTTCCCATCCCAGATCGAGCATGCCTTGCTGTCTATCGAGGAAGCCGAGCCCCACTACCAGTTGATTGTGCGGCGCGAAGGCCATCTCGATGTGCTGGAAGTGCAGGTGGAGGTTTCCGGCGAGATCTTCGCCGACACCGTCCGACGGTTGGAGGAAGTGGAAAAGCGCATTGCCCACGCAATCCGCACCACCGTAGGCATCGGCGTCGAAGTCAAGCTCGTGGAGCCGAAAACCATCGCGCGCAGCGAAGGCAAGGCCAAGCGCGTCATTGACCTACGCAAGGAGGAGTGA
- a CDS encoding indolepyruvate oxidoreductase subunit beta: protein MTTNILLSGVGGQGIITASRVLAEAAMLSGFHVKKSEIHGMSQRGGSVESHVRFSPDGLVFSPTIPFGEVDVLMGFELLEALRAIPNTKPDALVLVEDRVIVPSSVTCGPFEYPADVLDQLYASGRNVRVVDAFKIACSLGEPRAANIVLLGAASSSLVIDAQAWEGAIRRAVKAKALDVNLKAFEAGVAAGRSG, encoded by the coding sequence ATGACAACCAATATTCTCCTCTCCGGAGTCGGGGGGCAGGGCATTATCACAGCGTCACGGGTTCTCGCGGAGGCCGCGATGCTTTCCGGCTTTCATGTGAAAAAGAGCGAGATCCACGGAATGAGCCAGCGCGGCGGAAGCGTAGAGAGCCACGTGCGCTTCAGCCCCGACGGCCTGGTGTTCTCGCCGACGATCCCCTTTGGCGAAGTCGACGTGCTCATGGGCTTCGAACTCCTGGAGGCGCTGCGCGCGATTCCGAACACGAAGCCTGACGCCCTGGTGCTGGTTGAAGACCGGGTGATCGTGCCCAGCTCCGTGACCTGCGGGCCCTTCGAGTACCCCGCGGATGTTCTGGACCAGTTGTATGCATCCGGGCGCAACGTGCGCGTCGTGGACGCCTTCAAGATTGCCTGCTCCCTTGGCGAACCCAGGGCCGCGAACATCGTTCTGCTCGGGGCCGCCAGCAGTTCCCTGGTGATCGACGCCCAGGCATGGGAAGGTGCGATCCGCCGGGCGGTGAAAGCGAAGGCGCTGGATGTCAACCTGAAGGCCTTCGAGGCGGGAGTTGCGGCGGGCCGCTCCGGTTAG
- the iorA gene encoding indolepyruvate ferredoxin oxidoreductase subunit alpha: MSEKAILSGNEAVARGAWEAGATFGSGYPGTPSSEILPALTALGDCYTEWAPNEKCALESAAGASLAGARCLVTMKHVGLNVAADPFFTLSYVGVNGGLVLLDADDPAMHSSQNEQDNRHFARAAKVPVLEPSDSQEAKDFTRLAFEISEQFDTPVMVRTLTRVAHSEGLVELGERTVPTRECGPVRDARKYVMIPAYARARRVFMQERTAKLTAFAEETEINRIEPGSPDIGIITSSVAYQYAREAAPEASFLKLGMTWPLPPGKIRQFAGSVKKLYVVEELDPYLRDQVLALGLAVEELPESLQIGELSPERVAAGLRGGDVAPASNDLPPRPPVLCAGCPHRGVFITLRKLKAFVTGDIGCYTLGTLAPLSALDTCLCMGAGIGEAHGIEMACGEKGKTVAVIGDSTFVHSGITGLVNIAYNGGSSVVVILDNGTTAMTGGQEHPGTGVTLSGRPGRLLDIPGICRAAGIPNVVTVDPRNLEQVESTLKQALESPEAWVIVARCPCILKARPDAFPRVIDEDKCIRCQVCVRIGCPAISTEATDDPRKPQPRIDPVLCTGCNLCAQVCPVSAIGEMEGGACEV, from the coding sequence ATGAGCGAGAAGGCGATTTTGTCAGGAAACGAGGCCGTGGCACGGGGAGCCTGGGAGGCAGGGGCGACCTTCGGCTCGGGCTATCCCGGGACACCGTCCTCCGAGATTCTCCCGGCCCTCACCGCGCTAGGCGACTGCTACACCGAATGGGCGCCCAATGAGAAGTGCGCTCTGGAATCCGCCGCGGGTGCGTCTCTCGCGGGAGCGCGCTGCCTGGTGACCATGAAGCATGTGGGCCTGAACGTGGCCGCCGACCCGTTCTTTACCCTCTCATACGTGGGTGTCAACGGCGGCCTGGTTCTGCTGGACGCCGATGACCCGGCCATGCACAGCAGCCAGAACGAGCAGGACAACAGGCATTTCGCCCGGGCCGCGAAAGTGCCGGTACTTGAGCCTTCCGACAGTCAGGAGGCCAAGGACTTCACCCGCCTTGCTTTCGAGATCAGCGAGCAGTTCGACACGCCCGTGATGGTCCGCACCCTTACCCGAGTGGCCCACAGCGAGGGCCTCGTGGAGCTCGGTGAGCGCACCGTTCCAACCCGCGAGTGCGGCCCGGTGCGGGACGCCCGCAAGTATGTGATGATCCCCGCATATGCCCGGGCGCGCCGGGTGTTCATGCAGGAGCGAACCGCGAAGCTCACCGCCTTCGCCGAAGAGACCGAGATCAACCGTATCGAGCCTGGCAGCCCGGACATCGGCATCATCACTTCCAGCGTGGCCTATCAGTATGCCCGGGAGGCGGCGCCGGAAGCGTCCTTCTTGAAGCTCGGGATGACCTGGCCGCTGCCGCCAGGCAAGATCAGGCAGTTTGCGGGTTCCGTCAAGAAGCTGTATGTAGTGGAGGAGCTGGACCCGTATCTTCGGGACCAGGTTCTCGCGCTGGGACTCGCCGTCGAGGAGCTTCCCGAGAGCCTTCAAATCGGCGAGCTCAGCCCGGAGCGCGTGGCTGCGGGTCTGCGTGGCGGAGACGTGGCGCCGGCTTCCAACGACCTGCCACCGCGACCGCCGGTTCTCTGCGCCGGCTGCCCGCACCGCGGCGTATTCATCACCCTGCGCAAGCTGAAGGCTTTCGTCACGGGCGACATCGGCTGCTACACCCTGGGCACGCTGGCGCCCCTGTCGGCGCTGGACACCTGCCTGTGCATGGGCGCCGGCATCGGCGAAGCCCACGGGATCGAAATGGCCTGTGGCGAGAAAGGCAAGACCGTGGCGGTCATCGGTGACTCGACCTTCGTGCATTCGGGCATCACCGGTCTGGTCAATATCGCTTACAATGGGGGATCGTCGGTGGTGGTGATCCTGGACAACGGGACCACCGCCATGACCGGCGGCCAGGAGCATCCCGGCACCGGCGTGACCCTGAGCGGCAGGCCCGGGCGGTTGCTGGATATCCCGGGCATCTGCAGAGCCGCGGGCATCCCGAATGTAGTCACTGTTGACCCGCGCAATCTCGAGCAAGTCGAGAGCACGTTGAAACAGGCCCTGGAGTCGCCCGAAGCCTGGGTGATTGTGGCCCGGTGCCCGTGCATTCTGAAGGCCCGGCCCGACGCTTTCCCGCGGGTCATCGACGAGGACAAGTGCATCCGCTGCCAGGTCTGCGTGCGCATCGGCTGCCCGGCGATTTCCACCGAGGCCACCGACGACCCGCGCAAGCCTCAGCCGCGAATCGATCCGGTGCTCTGCACCGGCTGCAATCTGTGCGCCCAGGTGTGCCCGGTGAGCGCAATCGGCGAAATGGAGGGTGGAGCCTGTGAGGTCTAG
- a CDS encoding phenylacetate--CoA ligase yields the protein MADYYQADFLTRSQIDQVQLSSLRGAIERAKRAPYYARALAGISPGDMKSLDDIRKLPFTTKEDLRANMPYGFLAVPRSQVVRMHYSSGTTGVATAIYHTAQDVQWWSECVARGLIGMGVTPEDVFQNMMGYGLFTGGLGLHYAAELVGCMTIPASSGNTQRQVHLMQQFDTTVVHILPSYAMRVVHYCQENGINAATDLKIRIAVLGAEPHTENMRRRIEEALGCKVYNCYGLSEMCGPGVAMECQEQNGLHLREDHYLAEIIDPQTLEPVAPGEEGELVLTTLNRQANPLLRYRTRDITRLVDEPCACGREHRRIGRIVGRSDDMFIVKGCNIYPIQVERVLMDVEEVGSNYLITLETVDDLDEMTIDVELSKDVFFDDVRKLEAIRQRIVHAVRNDTLVTPRVELHQPNSLPTTEGKAVRVVDNRGIVNEGSN from the coding sequence ATGGCAGATTACTATCAGGCCGATTTCCTGACCCGCAGCCAGATCGATCAGGTGCAGTTGTCCTCGCTCAGGGGCGCCATCGAGCGCGCTAAGCGCGCCCCATACTATGCCCGGGCGCTGGCCGGCATCTCCCCGGGCGACATGAAGTCCCTGGACGACATTCGCAAGCTCCCGTTCACCACGAAAGAAGACCTGCGGGCGAACATGCCCTACGGTTTCCTGGCGGTCCCTCGGTCCCAGGTGGTGCGCATGCACTACTCGTCGGGAACCACCGGGGTCGCCACGGCGATCTACCATACCGCCCAGGATGTACAGTGGTGGAGCGAATGTGTGGCTCGTGGGCTTATCGGGATGGGCGTGACCCCCGAAGACGTGTTCCAGAACATGATGGGTTACGGACTGTTCACGGGGGGCCTCGGGCTTCATTACGCAGCCGAGCTTGTGGGCTGCATGACTATCCCGGCCAGCTCGGGCAATACCCAGCGCCAGGTCCATCTCATGCAGCAGTTCGACACTACGGTGGTCCATATCTTGCCCAGCTACGCCATGCGCGTGGTGCATTACTGCCAGGAAAACGGCATCAACGCGGCCACCGACCTGAAGATTCGGATCGCGGTGCTGGGCGCCGAACCCCACACCGAGAACATGCGCAGGCGCATCGAGGAAGCTCTGGGCTGCAAGGTATACAACTGCTACGGGCTTTCGGAGATGTGCGGCCCCGGCGTGGCTATGGAGTGTCAGGAGCAAAACGGGCTGCACCTGCGCGAAGACCACTACCTGGCCGAGATCATCGACCCGCAGACACTGGAACCCGTGGCGCCCGGGGAAGAGGGCGAGCTCGTCCTGACCACCCTCAACCGCCAGGCTAATCCGCTCCTGCGCTATCGCACCCGGGATATCACCCGCCTCGTGGATGAGCCCTGCGCCTGCGGCCGGGAACACCGCCGTATCGGGCGCATCGTGGGCCGATCCGACGACATGTTCATCGTCAAGGGGTGCAATATCTACCCCATACAGGTGGAGCGCGTGCTCATGGACGTGGAAGAGGTGGGCTCCAACTACCTCATCACCCTGGAGACCGTAGACGATCTGGACGAAATGACCATTGACGTGGAGCTCTCGAAAGACGTGTTCTTCGACGACGTTCGCAAATTGGAGGCCATCCGCCAGCGGATCGTTCATGCGGTGCGCAATGACACCCTTGTCACGCCCCGCGTCGAACTGCACCAGCCAAACAGCCTGCCGACCACCGAGGGCAAAGCGGTGCGCGTGGTGGACAACCGCGGCATCGTCAATGAGGGAAGCAATTGA
- a CDS encoding N-6 DNA methylase produces the protein MNHEHRKSLGQYFTPPTVVDFALDALQWLSAGHCRGDRRVIDPACGEGAFLRRVLERGLALPANVWGVDRDPAIADSWEDSGLLKHPGPRLHCADGLLGPTEAMDGGFDWVVGNPPYAGEGLKQANARALREIADRYQLPALRWGRLISTPEDCRRMPVEVLFLERFLQLCTPGGLVAVVLPVGLFANARWRFVRDWLLERFTVEGVIGLPRSAFRHSGITAHTCLAVIRRCPPESGHEVFLAEADAVGLDDGGNDLPELLAAWQQGRELSDSRRPWAGARRDIDDPGSDQ, from the coding sequence ATGAACCACGAGCACCGAAAGAGCCTGGGGCAGTACTTCACCCCGCCGACTGTGGTCGATTTCGCCCTGGATGCCCTCCAATGGCTGTCTGCGGGTCACTGCAGGGGGGATCGTCGGGTAATCGACCCTGCTTGCGGCGAGGGCGCCTTCCTGCGAAGAGTGCTGGAACGAGGCCTGGCGCTGCCCGCGAACGTCTGGGGAGTTGATCGGGACCCGGCGATAGCGGATTCATGGGAGGATTCCGGGCTGCTGAAACATCCGGGGCCGCGGCTTCACTGTGCTGATGGATTGCTTGGGCCCACGGAAGCAATGGACGGTGGCTTCGACTGGGTAGTGGGGAATCCACCGTATGCCGGGGAGGGGCTGAAGCAGGCGAATGCCCGGGCCCTCCGGGAAATTGCCGACCGCTACCAGCTGCCGGCGCTGCGCTGGGGCAGGCTGATCTCGACCCCCGAAGACTGCCGCCGCATGCCGGTGGAAGTGCTGTTTCTCGAGCGCTTTCTTCAGCTCTGCACGCCGGGAGGGCTCGTTGCGGTGGTCCTGCCCGTTGGCCTGTTTGCTAATGCGCGCTGGCGTTTCGTGCGGGACTGGCTCCTGGAGCGCTTCACGGTGGAGGGGGTGATCGGCCTTCCACGATCGGCATTCAGGCATTCCGGGATCACCGCGCATACCTGCCTGGCGGTGATACGCAGATGCCCGCCGGAAAGCGGGCATGAGGTGTTCCTCGCGGAGGCGGATGCGGTCGGGTTGGACGATGGCGGGAACGACCTGCCGGAGCTTCTCGCCGCGTGGCAGCAGGGACGTGAACTCTCAGACAGTCGGCGTCCCTGGGCCGGAGCACGCCGCGATATCGACGATCCCGGAAGCGATCAGTAG
- a CDS encoding PD40 domain-containing protein — translation MRQLALIGLVAAAVTLTGCGGSDDKIFTINLTGADIYALTIDTGQVTRLTDNAAEDYGAAFSPDDTKIAFTSNRDGNTHIYVMDANGENETRVGTDPANDWEPTWSPDGTRIAFVSDRDGNPELYVMNADGTGVQRLTDNAAKDWEPSWEPGGKTLLFSSNRDGDFDIYALEVPDPPAAETAQDQVETPTYPAVTALTNDDENNTHPAWSGDADSIVYFNSVNGGTMWFMSSTGGSKRQASANAWPHSGFTWSDNDQVAYARETGTSNPVIWLMTPKGNSRLDALKPTKTQADGYPGWSSDAETLLFTRWTRTETPY, via the coding sequence ATGCGACAACTGGCGCTGATCGGGCTCGTGGCAGCGGCGGTGACCCTCACCGGATGCGGGGGCAGCGACGACAAGATCTTTACCATCAATCTCACCGGCGCTGACATCTACGCCCTGACCATCGATACCGGTCAGGTTACGCGGCTTACCGACAACGCCGCTGAAGACTACGGAGCGGCGTTCTCGCCGGATGACACGAAGATCGCGTTCACGTCCAACCGCGACGGGAACACCCACATCTACGTGATGGACGCGAATGGAGAGAACGAGACCCGCGTGGGCACAGACCCGGCCAATGACTGGGAGCCGACCTGGTCGCCCGACGGCACCCGCATCGCTTTCGTATCCGACAGGGACGGCAATCCCGAACTGTACGTGATGAATGCCGACGGCACCGGGGTCCAGCGGCTCACCGACAATGCCGCGAAGGACTGGGAGCCCTCCTGGGAGCCCGGCGGAAAGACCCTCCTGTTTAGCAGCAACCGCGACGGGGACTTCGACATCTACGCTCTGGAGGTGCCCGATCCACCAGCAGCCGAGACCGCGCAGGATCAGGTCGAGACGCCCACATACCCGGCAGTGACCGCGCTGACCAATGACGACGAGAACAATACCCACCCCGCATGGTCGGGAGATGCCGATTCCATTGTCTACTTCAACAGCGTGAACGGCGGGACCATGTGGTTCATGTCTTCCACCGGCGGCTCAAAGCGACAGGCTTCGGCCAACGCCTGGCCGCACAGCGGATTCACATGGTCGGATAATGACCAGGTCGCCTATGCCCGGGAGACCGGCACCAGTAACCCCGTTATCTGGCTCATGACCCCCAAAGGCAATAGCAGGCTGGACGCTCTGAAACCCACCAAGACCCAGGCGGACGGGTACCCGGGCTGGTCCAGTGATGCGGAGACGTTGCTGTTCACACGCTGGACCCGCACCGAGACGCCCTACTGA